A single window of Canis lupus familiaris isolate Mischka breed German Shepherd chromosome 7, alternate assembly UU_Cfam_GSD_1.0, whole genome shotgun sequence DNA harbors:
- the IER5 gene encoding LOW QUALITY PROTEIN: immediate early response gene 5 protein (The sequence of the model RefSeq protein was modified relative to this genomic sequence to represent the inferred CDS: deleted 2 bases in 1 codon): protein MEFKLEAHRIVSISLGKIYNSRVQRGGIKLHKNLLVSLVLRSARQVYLSDPCPGLYLAGPAGSPAMPPPPPPQQQQQPGEPAAGPPAGWGEPPPPAAARAAWPEPEPQPERPAAPVTGAGDAPRGGEVEAAEAAWRRVEGAREAAEGGAAGPAGGSDGFPEGPRGTRRQCGCPPGAEDRPGAPGACPRLACCCAPRPAEDEPPAPPAVGPRKRGAAGVGGGPAGGPASGSSPLKKPRRNSEEQPGGAAAAAAAAEEEEMETGNVANLISIFGSSFSGLLRKSPGGGREEAEGEESGAEAAEPGQICCDKPVLRDMNPWSTAIVAF from the exons ATGGAGTTCAAGCTGGAGGCGCACCGCATCGTCAGCATCTCCCTGGGCAAGATCTACAACTCGCGGGTCCAGCGCGGCGGCATCAAGCTGCACAAGAACCTGCTGGTCTCGCTCGTGCTGCGCAGCGCCCGCCAGGTCTACCTGAGTGACCCGTGCCCGGGCCTCTACCTGGccggccccgcggggagcccggcgatgccgccgccgccgccgccgcagcagcagcagcagcccggGGAGCCGGCGGCCGGGCCGCCCGCGGGCTGgggggagccgccgccgccg gccgccgcccgagccgCCTGGCCCGAGCCCGAGCCGCAGCCGgagcgccccgcggcccccgtcACGGGCGCCGGGGACGCTCCTCGGGGCGGAGAGGTGGAGGCGGCGGAAGCTGCCTGGCGCCGCGTGGAGGGAGCGCGCGAGGCGGCGGAGGGAGGAGCCGCGGGCCCCGCCGGAGGCTCGGACGGCTTCCCCGAGGGGCCCCGGGGGACGCGCCGCCAGTGCGGCTGCCCCCCGGGAGCGGAGGACAGGCCCGGGGCGCCGGGCGCGTGCCCCCGACTGGCCTGCTGCTGCGCGCCGCGGCCCGCCGAGGACGAGCCCCCAGCGCCGCCCGCCGTCGGCCCCCGGAAGCGAGGCGCGGCGGGCGTGGGTGGCGGCCCCGCGGGCGGCCCGGCGTCCGGCTCCAGCCCGCTGAAGAAGCCCCGCCGGAACTCGGAGGAGCagccgggcggggcggcggcggcggcggcggcggcggaggaggaggagatggagaccGGTAACGTGGCTAACCTCATTAGCATCTTCGGTTCCAGCTTCTCGGGACTGTTGCGGAAAAGCCCCGGGGGCGGCCGCGAGGAAGCCGAGGGAGAGGAGAGCGGGGCGGAAGCCGCGGAGCCCGGGCAGATCTGCTGCGATAAGCCGGTGCTGAGAGACATGAACCCTTGGAGCACAGCCATCGTGGCCTTCTGA